In the Mya arenaria isolate MELC-2E11 chromosome 11, ASM2691426v1 genome, one interval contains:
- the LOC128207874 gene encoding protein asteroid homolog 1-like: MGVLGLSSLIYTNNNIFEKIRLHDTRLIIDGSNLYHILYNNHVPNEYGGNYDTYANTCKTFFRTLTKCKVDAYVVMDGGYDPDDRKWKTVLKRKASRIKSVGTICGRSPKETTDHVLPILCEETFYHVLRELQIPHVACPYEANREISVLANKWDCPVLSDDSDFFIFKLENGVIPIKGIDLTLRPLKTQTEQSALQESETSPTDQEDIYISVKCYRYSTLIKTINVPWKFLPILATFSGNDYVDPRNLEGFHEAIRWKHRNKELNLRAASPKLMSVVHWAMGIQSEEYAINYVLNHVENLAPVGKSKLRDALRNSIDSYTDIRNFATIDLVKFFDANTDDESRPDRGTLIDYVTKHPLPAWFSEMLRTCEMATFLQNVAVNHRVIFNCQIEHLANPSTYECSQHIRSVLYGLITQFKRPKYTRYERKTFLTNDIRKFCIEENDRLENEMMKVRIRPTFRNVPGITGEENQKFIFGTLGLNSELVDSLTADPCTKFLIGVLRFWWTHADPKITENYLSSAVIGFISLHSHFFQDMKCSPDVGKTVKLPCLVPSIVKAIEGQGKTRMNQFASEIKKHKDKSTDQASRDNEEITIIHGFSQLQTCYLSALYLNQALMSPVDLPSPGVLFNFTFMFNVCKSLETLQNNDFSDMFPLESPLHDLFKSWKTAVTELEDRPAVDEKVIYQRENMEILRC; the protein is encoded by the coding sequence ATGGGCGTGCTAGGTTTATCTTCACTGATATACACcaacaataatatttttgaaaagatcCGACTTCATGACACTCGACTCATCATTGATGGCTCAAATCTGTACCACATTTTATACAACAATCATGTGCCAAACGAGTATGGTGGAAACTATGACACTTATGCAAACACGTGTAAAACCTTCTTCAGAACCCTCACGAAATGTAAGGTGGATGCGTACGTTGTCATGGATGGCGGTTATGACCCAGATGACCGAAAATGGAAGACTGTCTTAAAACGTAAGGCATCTAGAATAAAAAGCGTTGGTACAATTTGTGGCAGGAGCCCCAAAGAAACCACGGATCATGTTCTGCCGATTTTGTGTGAAGAAACTTTCTACCATGTCCTACGTGAGCTTCAGATACCACACGTCGCGTGTCCATATGAGGCAAACAGAGAAATATCAGTATTGGCCAATAAGTGGGACTGCCCAGTTCTTAGTGATGATAGcgatttctttattttcaagcTGGAAAATGGAGTTATACCTATCAAAGGAATCGACTTGACATTACGACCTCTCAAGACTCAAACGGAGCAGTCGGCCTTACAGGAATCAGAGACTTCACCAACCGACCAGGAAGATATATATATCTCCGTAAAATGTTACCGATATAGCACATTAATTAAGACTATCAATGTTCCATGGAAGTTCCTACCAATTCTTGCTACATTTAGTGGTAATGATTATGTAGACCCCAGAAATTTGGAGGGTTTCCACGAAGCGATACGATGGAAGCATAGAAATAAAGAGCTTAACCTGAGAGCAGCCAGTCCGAAATTGATGTCGGTCGTACATTGGGCAATGGGCATACAATCGGAAGAATACGCTATTAATTACGTATTAAATCACGTTGAAAACCTAGCTCCCGTTGGGAAATCAAAATTGCGAGATGCCCTTAGGAACTCTATAGATAGCTACACAGACATCAGGAATTTCGCTACCATTGACTTGGTTAAGTTCTTCGATGCAAACACAGATGACGAATCGAGACCAGATCGGGGAACGCTGATTGATTACGTCACCAAGCATCCATTGCCAGCTTGGTTTTCGGAGATGTTAAGAACCTGCGAAATGGCAACTTTTCTGCAGAATGTAGCTGTGAACCACAGAGTTATCTTCAATTGCCAGATAGAACACTTGGCTAACCCGTCCACTTATGAATGCTCCCAGCACATCAGAAGTGTCCTGTATGGTTTAATAACGCAATTCAAAAGGCCCAAATATACAAGATATGAAAGGAAAACTTTTTTAACAAACGACATAAGGAAATTTTGCATTGAAGAAAATGACAGACTGGAAAACGAAATGATGAAAGTTCGTATTAGGCCTACGTTTCGAAATGTCCCGGGTATTACCGGAGAGGAAAatcaaaaattcatttttggCACTTTAGGACTAAATTCTGAACTTGTCGATTCTTTAACTGCCGACCCGTGTACCAAGTTCCTTATAGGTGTCCTGCGCTTTTGGTGGACACATGCAGATCCAAAGATTACAGAAAATTATTTGAGTTCCGCTGTTATTGGTTTCATTTCATTGCACTCTCACTTCTTTCAAGATATGAAATGTAGTCCGGATGTTGGTAAAACAGTCAAACTACCATGCTTAGTTCCAAGTATCGTGAAAGCAATCGAAGGCCAAGGAAAAACTCGGATGAATCAGTTTgctagtgaaataaaaaaacacaaagacaAAAGTACCGATCAAGCATCACGGGACAACGAAGAAATAACGATTATTCACGGCTTTTCACAGTTACAGACCTGCTACCTAAGCGCTTTGTACCTGAACCAGGCTCTGATGTCTCCAGTTGACCTCCCCAGCCCTGGCGTTCtcttcaattttacgtttatgTTCAATGTTTGCAAAAGCCTTGAGACTTTACAAAATAACGACTTTTCAGACATGTTCCCTTTGGAGTCACCGCtgcatgatttgtttaagtCATGGAAAACCGCTGTCACCGAGCTTGAAGACCGCCCGGCAGTTGACGAGAAAGTAATATACCAGAGAGAAAACATGGAAATACTCAGATGTTAG